In the genome of Phaeodactylum tricornutum CCAP 1055/1 chromosome 18, whole genome shotgun sequence, one region contains:
- a CDS encoding predicted protein gives MGSALWPHEWQDDLREPLFTFQYERTEYGFFFFNVLMWIEILTFLVIEACCAGLLAVAIYYSVLRHQRSTLAYVISFGAFLPLCVLTPSPLLDRAGVENIFMRFCLGGIVPTTSIFRITEAAFGFTPYWAKQSLGQFALYLSSPILLQRDPKLDKFSPCSLSYLGKRLIKFLTLLFVTGLYQSLFFLLPRVFPKIGSPEGETDSEYAYYSLAEAKSPTRWSKSLYFGILFQLYLSVYGEGLMLFTSLGSGKQTQPVMENPMFESTSASDFWGRRWNLIVHNCLKSGVFKPVRYLGGGKGIAVLASFMASGLFHEWILQTISGDERVTPWATTGFFVWQAMLVSIEDMLGKNEALLTCGTSIPRPFRTACVVLCGIPLAHWFLGFYVQSKFFVVGGTSLPMILPVADTSV, from the coding sequence ATGGGCTCGGCTTTGTGGCCGCATGAATGGCAAGATGACCTGCGTGAGCCACTGTTTACGTTTCAGTATGAGAGAACCGAATATgggttcttctttttcaatgTCCTTATGTGGATCGAAATCCTGACATTCCTTGTTATTGAAGCGTGCTGTGCTGGGCTCCTAGCAGTCGCTATTTACTATTCCGTACTGCGCCACCAGAGATCAACCTTGGCTTATGTGATATCTTTTGGAGCCTTTCTCCCGTTGTGTGTATTGACCCCTTCACCTCTCCTGGATCGCGCTGGAGTTGAGAATATTTTTATGCGATTTTGTCTCGGAGGTATCGTGCCGACAACCTCAATCTTTCGCATCACTGAGGCTGCATTTGGATTTACACCATACTGGGCCAAGCAGTCACTGGGCCAGTTTGCCTTGTACTTGAGTTCTCCGATCTTGCTGCAACGCGATCCTAAGTTGGATAAATTCTCGCCTTGTTCTCTTTCCTATCTTGGCAAACGTCTGATTAAGTTCCTGACTCTCCTATTTGTGACCGGGCTGTATCAGTctcttttcttcttgctACCAAGAGTGTTTCCGAAAATTGGAAGCCCAGAGGGagagactgacagtgagtatgCCTACTATTCACTCGCAGAAGCTAAATCACCTACTCGATGGTCCAAGAGTCTGTACTTTGGGATTCTTTTTCAGCTTTATCTTTCAGTGTATGGTGAAGGTCTCATGCTTTTTACATCCCTGGGTTCGGGTAAGCAGACACAGCCTGTTATGGAAAATCCGATGTTTGAATCCACAAGTGCATCCGACTTCTGGGGTCGACGCTGGAACTTGATCGTGCACAACTGCCTTAAAAGCGGTGTGTTCAAGCCAGTGCGTTACCTCGGAGGTGGAAAAGGTATTGCAGTGCTAGCATCGTTCATGGCCAGCGGATTGTTTCATGAGTGGATTCTGCAAACAATTTCCGGAGATGAGCGAGTAACTCCCTGGGCAACGActggcttcttcgtctggCAGGCCATGCTCGTCAGTATCGAGGATATGCTCGGAAAGAACGAAGCTTTGCTTACATGTGGAACTTCAATTCCCCGACCTTTCCGAACGGCATGTGTTGTCCTTTGTGGTATTCCTTTGGCACACTGGTTCTTGGGATTTTATGTGCAATCCAagtttttcgtcgtcggaggaACTTCACTTCCTATGATACTGCCAGTCGCGGATACCTCGGTATAG
- a CDS encoding predicted protein, with translation MCKYSIIQITSKNRRKPILRLVLFTLLPASCIDFGRVDAFLVVGQVPVVSMVRTPSSAWDFSNFARQERRSLDYEQLPTLHVASNESKNDFNVTTTKERAAKMDNFVTNEDERKRDKVDTRIKRQAIDRVWIADRSLWTADVLGMAVACQLLGLVDAVTAQDFVTNGGWFQPITVQSSTTTLPTLVQRFSVNTVVWTMAATVLPLLPTAASGTRPEYYGEMMLQESLWNTRKIFVLVLVVFVLLRVTLDVGVVAFLMVTGTAHDLPSELQLRMLETLRECYFVGLAMATTRSAMHELYSTRR, from the coding sequence ATGTGTAAATACTCGATCATTCAAATCACATCCAAGAACCGGCGAAAGCCAATTCTTCGCCTCGTATTATTTACGCTACTTCCAGCGAGTTGCATCGACTTTGGACGAGTCGACGCGTTTCTGGTTGTCGGGCAGGTACCCGTTGTCTCAATGGTCCGAACTCCATCATCTGCTTGGGATTTTTCGAATTTCGCGAGACAAGAACGGAGGTCATTGGACTATGAGCAACTGCCAACTTTACATGTTGCCAGCAACGAGAGTAAAAACGACTTTAACGTGACTACCACAAAGGAGCGTGCTGCGAAAATGGACAATTTCGTCACAAACGAGGACGAAAGGAAGCGCGACAAAGTAGACACCCGAATCAAACGACAAGCGATAGACAGAGTATGGATTGCGGATCGAAGCTTGTGGACTGCCGACGTGTTGGGCATGGCTGTGGCTTGTCAACTTTTAGGATTGGTGGATGCCGTCACGGCGCAGGATTTTGTCACCAACGGAGGTTGGTTTCAGCCGATCACGGTCCAATCCTCCACTACTACACTCCCCACGTTAGTTCAGCGCTTTTCCGTCAATACAGTTGTCTGGACCATGGCAGCTACTGTCCTACCATTGCTACCAACGGCAGCATCCGGGACGAGACCGGAATACTACGGTGAAATGATGCTACAGGAAAGTCTTTGGAATACAAGGAAAATATTTGTTCTCGTACTGGTAGTTTTTGTGCTGCTAcgggtcactctcgacgtTGGAGTGGTGGCATTCTTGATGGTGACCGGTACCGCTCACGACCTGCCAAGCGAACTGCAACTGAGGATGCTCGAAACCTTACGTGAGTGCTATTTCGTCGGTTTGGCCATGGCCACAACTCGGTCTGCTATGCATGAACTCTATTCGACCAGGCGATGA
- a CDS encoding predicted protein, with product MSTPTRQRRKLRPLIITMGGPRRESLEALFAEPAMAANFEPPIFSPGVPSRSLRSRYQFLSQAYRAGLLPEAEWEAVRDHDCAPDEGDTSTDAFFAGLGDVPVTTGRRGSAADIRLHYSRELWQKAKGINRGRAVLGCTFAHLIALRVLVDQELDFVLEDNVRVPLTSCADRIWELLEATSNRKCHHRYYGWLGSVPNLRWIYDFHAPRFSHASDIFEHFAAFPFPSNEDIGNDLTAKEANSQSEINERDSETDHRQLDERKPGGNPVWGCYAYWISKEAFAELMETLRNDVGAMLWKTKRARHYIVKPIDKILPRLVMRTYGQEAVLLPSHPAFFRAPMLTSKIHTKWDAEFCKSTKFQLEHSGLSWSDLWLTAMEKAVVAYHEQE from the coding sequence ATGTCGACGCCCACGAGGCAGCGTCGCAAGTTACGGCCTCTCATCATTACCATGGGAGGCCCGCGACGGGAAAGCTTGGAAGCCTTGTTCGCCGAACCCGCCATGGCCGCAAATTTTGAACCTCCCATATTTTCCCCCGGCGTACCCAGCCGCAGTTTGCGTTCGCGGTATCAGTTTTTGTCTCAGGCGTACCGAGCGGGACTCTTGCCGGAAGCCGAGTGGGAAGCCGTGCGGGACCACGATTGCGCGCCGGACGAAGGCGACACTTCGACCGATGCGTTTTTTGCAGGTCTCGGCGACGTGCCGGTGACGACGGGGCGACGAGGTAGTGCAGCCGACATCCGCTTGCACTACTCTAGGGAGTTGTGGCAAAAAGCCAAGGGTATCAATCGAGGTCGGGCGGTGTTGGGTTGCACCTTTGCACATCTAATTGCTTTGCGAGTACTGGTAGATCAAGAACTGGACTTTGTATTGGAAGACAATGTCCGTGTCCCCCTTACTTCGTGTGCCGATCGAATTTGGGAGCTGCTCGAGGCTACCTCGAATCGAAAGTGCCACCATCGGTACTACGGCTGGTTAGGTTCCGTGCCTAATTTGCGTTGGATTTACGATTTTCACGCTCCCAGGTTCTCGCATGCATCGGACATCTTCGAGCACTTCGCAGCTTTTCCCTTTCCCAGTAACGAGGATATTGGAAACGACCTCACCGCAAAGGAAGCCAATAGCCAAAGCGAGATCAATGAGAGGGATAGTGAGACCGACCATAGGCAGCTTGACGAACGCAAACCCGGAGGAAATCCAGTTTGGGGTTGTTACGCCTACTGGATCTCGAAAGAAGCGTTTGCCGAGCTAATGGAGACATTGCGCAACGACGTGGGAGCTATGCTGTGGAAAACGAAACGTGCCCGCCATTACATAGTCAAGCCCATCGATAAGATTCTTCCGCGACTAGTTATGCGAACGTATGGACAAGAAGCCGTCCTGCTACCCTCTCATCCAGCGTTTTTCCGAGCCCCAATGTTGACCAGTAAAATCCATACAAAGTGGGACGCTGAATTCTGTAAAAGTACAAAATTCCAACTAGAGCATTCTGGTTTAAGTTGGTCCGATTTGTGGCTCAcggcaatggaaaaggcAGTAGTAGCATATCACGAGCAAGAGTGA
- a CDS encoding predicted protein (FEN-1 is a nuclease containing HhH2 and XPG motifs which cleaves between the RNA primer and the new DNA strand. Highly closed to Thalassiosira protein thaps1 132436), with the protein MGIKGLAKLLSDEAPDCIREVELKSLHGRKIAIDASMAIYQFLIAVRSGGPNQQATMLTNAEGETTSHIQGMFNRTIRYMTEGIRPVFVFDGKPPDVKSHELIKRREKREKAQAALAVASEEGNVEEQDKQSKRLVRAGTKENEDCRKLLTLMGVPVVTAPCEAEAQAAALCKAGLVYATGTEDMDALTFATPILVRKLTFANASKSMVQTMNYNKVIEGLAISHDQFVDLCIMLGCDYCDTIRGVGPKTALKLIREHGNIEKVIETIDRKKFVVPESWVPNEKKLDAQSDDDDEEGVESPSKEENNGIVDTEELIPAYVQARKLFNEHEVLNDIELKWKPCQAEDLQKFLVDDMGFNVDRVKNNIEKLQAAYKANSKPQTRMDSFFAVKANPNAAKSAAKRKADAAKAKAAVSKKKTKKH; encoded by the exons ATGGGGATCAAAGGGTTAGCTAAATTGCTTTCCGATGAGGCACCGGAT TGCATTCGAGAGGTGGAACTCAAGTCCTTGCACGGTCGCAAGATTGCGATTGACGCTTCCATGGCTATTTACCAGTTTCTCATTGCCGTCCGCTCCGGTGGGCCCAATCAACAAGCCACAATGTTGACCAACGCCGAAGGCGAAACGACATCCCATATACAGGGCATGTTTAATCGAACAATTCGATATATGACCGAAGGAATTCGTCCCGTCTTTGTTTTTGATGGTAAACCTCCTGACGTGAAATCACACGAGCTTATCAAGCGCCGGGAAAAACGTGAAAAGGCCCAAGCTGCTTTGGCCGTCGCGTCAGAAGAAGGCAACGTGGAAGAGCAAGACAAGCAAAGTAAACGACTAGTGCGAGCAGGAACTAAAGAAAACGAAGATTGCCGCAAACTACTGACCCTTATGGGTGTACCAGTTGTCACGGCGCCTTGCGAAGCTGAAGCCCAGGCTGCCGCCCTCTGCAAGGCGGGGCTCGTGTACGCAACGGGAACAGAAGATATGGACGCTTTGACCTTTGCTACGCCGATACTTGTGCGAAAGCTGACTTTTGCGAACGCAAGCAAGTCGATGGTACAGACAATGAATTACAACAAAGTTATCGAAGGATTGGCCATTTCACACGATCAGTTCGTCGATTTGTGTATTATGTTGGGCTGCGACTATTGCGACACGATCC GCGGTGTTGGTCCGAAAACAGCGTTGAAGCTGATTCGAGAGCACGGAAACATTGAAAAGGTTATTGAGACCATCGACCGCAAAAAGTTTGTCGTGCCCGAAAGCTGGGTCCCAAATGAGAAAAAGTTGGATGCTCagagcgacgacgacgatgaagaagggGTTGAAAGCccatcgaaagaagaaaacaatggTATAGTTGACACGGAAGAACTGATCCCAGCGTACGTGCAAGCCCGAAAACTGTTCAACGAGCACGAGGTTCTCAACGATATTGAACTGAAATGGAAGCCGTGTCAAGCCGAGGATCTTCAAAAATTTCTGGTAGACGACATGGGTTTTAATGTCGATCGCGTCAAGAACAACATTGAAAAATTACAGGCGGCGTACAAAGCCAACAGCAAGCCTCAGACCCGAATGGACTCTTTTTTTGCCGTTAAAGCCAATCCTAACGCCGCCAAGTCGGCGGCCAAACGAAAAGCCGACGcggccaaagccaaggcCGCCGTTTccaagaaaaagaccaagaagcATTAG
- a CDS encoding predicted protein, translating to MADGPQKGVVKWFDTMKGFGFIMPDDGSTDVFVHQTAIQTEGFRSLADGEAVEYVVEEDSNGRKKAVQVTGPGGEEVQGAPFRPSNDYDSY from the coding sequence ATGGCCGACGGTCCCCAAAAGGGTGTCGTCAAGTGGTTCGACACCATGAAGGGATTCGGCTTCATCATGCCTGACGACGGAAGCACTGATGTCTTTGTGCATCAGACGGCCATCCAAACGGAAGGATTCCGGTCTTTGGCCGATGGCGAAGCCGTCGAGTACgtcgtggaagaagactCCAACGGCCGCAAAAAGGCCGTCCAGGTTACCGGACCCGGCGGGGAAGAAGTTCAGGGAGCTCCCTTCCGCCCTTCCAACGACTACGATTCTTATTAA
- a CDS encoding predicted protein: protein MIQARRQGIVEHDDEELCVWVKAYTEGTLPDYQMAAWLMAVCFHPLNARETATLTSCMVASGVRVDWTSHDAITSDTMGKVASTTATNTALVDKHSTGGVGDKISIVLAPLVAAFSDNRVAVPMMAGRGLGHTGGTIDKLEAIPGFRTNLSVSEFQHVVRTVGCSIVAAGPELCPADQKLYALRDVTGTVSSLPLQTASIVSKKVAEHPDSLVLDCKYGYGAFQADVEAAETLANSMIAVAEANGLRPTTAFLTRMDAPLGYTVGNWVEIRECLAILRGNLMSQLLSRDVIALVVVQATEMLLQSGQFEEHTFENLASKVYTFLDQGKAFGKFAEMVQAQGGAVEVLQNPETYPAASTTWDLLADRTGFIVEINALYVGEATVDLGAGRKVANEPVDPLSGIVLLKKLGDSVVQGEVLAKILTNHAGHDLQGISNRLQSAIVIGDFPINVPPIVSYRVTCHGAKIFCMPHCLLKIEQLTTS from the coding sequence ATGATCCAAGCCCGTCGCCAGGGTATTGTGGAacacgacgatgaagagctCTGTGTGTGGGTAAAAGCCTACACGGAAGGTACACTGCCCGACTATCAGATGGCAGCTTGGCTAATGGCCGTCTGCTTTCATCCGCTGAATGCTAGAGAGACGGCTACTCTCACATCCTGCATGGTGGCCTCGGGCGTACGAGTCGACTGGACGTCTCACGACGCAATCACAAGCGACACTATGGGTAAAGTTGCTTCGACTACTGCTACCAATACCGCCTTAGTGGACAAGCATAGTACGGGAGGTGTGGGTGACAAAATTTCCATTGTGCTGGCACCGCTAGTGGCCGCCTTTAGTGACAATCGCGTGGCCGTCCCGATGATGGCCGGCCGAGGTTTGGGTCACACTGGTGGGACCATTGACAAACTCGAAGCGATTCCCGGTTTTCGTACCAATCTGAGCGTTTCTGAATTTCAACACGTTGTCCGGACCGTGGGTTGTAGTATCGTCGCGGCTGGGCCGGAACTATGCCCGGCGGATCAAAAGCTTTACGCCCTGCGAGACGTTACTGGGACGGTCAGCTCCCTGCCACTCCAAACGGCCAGCATTGTGAGTAAGAAAGTTGCCGAACATCCTGATTCACTCGTGCTAGATTGCAAGTACGGATACGGAGCGTTTCAAGCCGACGTTGAGGCGGCGGAAACGCTGGCGAACAGCATGATTGCGGTGGCCGAAGCCAATGGCTTGCGTCCGACAACAGCGTTCTTGACCCGCATGGACGCTCCACTCGGATACACGGTGGGAAATTGGGTCGAGATTCGAGAATGTCTAGCTATTCTACGAGGCAATCTGATGTCTCAGTTGCTGAGTCGAGACGTGATTGCGCTTGTGGTCGTTCAGGCTACAGAAATGCTGCTGCAAAGCGGTCAGTTTGAAGAGCACACGTTTGAAAACTTGGCATCGAAAGTATATACCTTTTTGGACCAAGGAAAGGCGTTTGGTAAGTTTGCGGAAATGGTGCAGGCGCAAGGTGGAGCCGTTGAAGTCTTGCAAAATCCCGAAACCTATCCCGCGGCCAGCACTACTTGGGATCTTTTGGCCGACCGGACTGGATTCATCGTTGAAATTAACGCACTGTATGTAGGAGAAGCAACCGTCGATCTCGGGGCCGGCCGAAAAGTTGCCAACGAACCCGTTGATCCACTTTCTGGAATAGTGTTGTTGAAAAAGTTAGGGGATTCCGTTGTTCAAGGCGAAGTTCTGGCCAAGATTCTAACGAATCATGCCGGTCACGATTTGCAAGGGATTTCGAATCGACTTCAATCCGCCATAGTGATTGGCGATTTTCCCATTAATGTGCCCCCAATCGTTTCTTATCGCGTCACGTGTCACGGAGCAAAAATCTTTTGCATGCCACATTGTCTGCTCAAGATAGAACAGCTAACAACTTCATAG
- a CDS encoding predicted protein, producing MTSNSVVAFAPLHRHRSARAHATTMESSGLLPLVDRQRREALLELKSTTTRTTSSERATGSSTSLTTGYGLSTPHRGEDTGFDVATSAGLQKILASDAEDDSDVTNGGVAKRGTIPKLTISLVKSIVGSGILALPAGIAALGDSPDVIPVALVVILLIGAINAYFFSLIGQVCEWTNATSYRDAWDRTVGAETSNQAAHHQDEDINKLLHSDAIQRTPASSQVVAVVVALKTALACLAYSMILADSFHALGIAAGLVDMSRTQALLSITVGALLPLCLLKDLTALTPFSLLGIIGMAFTSVTIGIRHHDGSYALETGAYIDDLPQALLPSFGDSGPHIQGVVLACTLATAFVAHYNAPRFRNELVDSTRKRFNTVIFGSYAIAALTFMVVATEGFLTFGASSTGLILNNYSPFDPLITASRAAVAVSILFAFPLPFVGFRDGMMDVLQLPDADRANPTLRVLLSIGLLSAVTLAAANLHDLAFVLSVGGGSLSTAVASVFPTLMYRSAVRQRNNGDVNASIDSRIALALMYFCVTIGITGVGLSVAKALHL from the coding sequence ATGACCAGCAATAGTGTCGTAGCCTTTGCTCCGCTGCACAGACACCGGTCTGCGCGAGCACATGCCACGACCATGGAGTCTTCAGGACTGCTTCCACTCGTCGACAGACAACGACGAGAGGCGTTGCTGGAGCTAAAAAGCACTACCACGAGAACAACGTCGTCGGAAAGGGCAACCGGAAGCAGCACGAGTCTTACTACTGGATACGGGTTGTCGACTCCACACCGGGGCGAAGACACGGGTTTTGATGTTGCAACTTCCGCTGGGCTCCAAAAGATTCTTGCCAGCGATGCGGAGGACGACAGTGACGTTACCAACGGAGGCGTTGCAAAACGCGGTACCATTCCCAAACTTACCATTTCCCTAGTCAAGAGCATTGTAGGGAGCGGTATTCTCGCGTTGCCAGCTGGTATTGCCGCACTCGGTGATTCTCCCGATGTTATACCCGTCGCGCTCGTGGTAATCTTACTGATCGGAGCTATCAACGCCTATTTCTTCTCTCTCATTGGCCAGGTCTGTGAGTGGACCAACGCCACTTCGTACCGCGATGCTTGGGACCGAACCGTGGGAGCCGAGACTTCCAATCAAGCAGCACATCACCAAGATGAGGACATCAACAAACTCCTACACTCTGATGCAATTCAAAGGACCCCGGCCTCGTCGCAAGTCGTTGCAGTTGTCGTGGCACTCAAAACAGCTTTGGCTTGTTTGGCCTATTCCATGATATTGGCCGATAGTTTTCACGCTCTTGGCATCGCCGCCGGTTTGGTGGACATGTCTCGCACTCAAGCCTTGTTAAGCATTACCGTGGGTGCACTCCTCCCCCTGTGCTTGCTCAAGGACTTGACCGCCCTCACGCCCTTTTCGTTGTTGGGGATTATCGGCATGGCCTTTACTTCTGTGACCATTGGGATACGCCATCACGACGGCAGTTATGCGTTGGAAACTGGTGCCTATATTGACGACTTGCCCCAAGCCTTGTTGCCCAGCTTTGGAGACTCCGGCCCGCACATCCAAGGCGTGGTGTTGGCCTGTACACTAGCCACGGCTTTTGTAGCACATTACAATGCACCCCGCTTTCGCAACGAACTCGTGGATAGCACGAGGAAACGGTTCAATACAGTCATCTTTGGTTCCTACGCCATTGCCGCACTCACCTTCATGGTTGTCGCAACGGAAGGGTTCTTGACCTTTGGTGCGTCGTCCACTGGACTCATTTTGAACAACTACTCTCCATTCGATCCTCTCATTACCGCCAGCCGTGCGGCTGTGGCCGTTTCGATACTGTTCGCTTTTCCCTTGCCCTTTGTTGGGTTTCGAGACGGCATGATGGACGTGCTTCAACTTCCCGATGCTGATCGCGCAAACCCGACGTTACGCGTGCTGCTCAGCATCGGATTACTGTCCGCAGTTACACTAGCTGCGGCGAATCTACACGATTTAGCCTTTGTCCTTTCCGTAGGTGGTGGTAGCTTGTCCACTGCCGTTGCTTCCGTCTTTCCGACTCTCATGTACCGGTCCGCCGTGCGACAGCGCAACAACGGGGACGTGAATGCTTCAATTGATTCGCGCATTGCACTCGCGTTGATGTATTTTTGCGTCACTATCGGTATTACTGGAGTAGGGCTATCTGTCGCAAAGGCGTTGCATCTATAG
- a CDS encoding glutathione peroxidase domain-containing protein (Hypothetical protein with glutathione peroxidase domain; glutathione peroxidases are involved in oxidative stress responses; they catalyze the reduction of hydroxyperoxides using glutathione: 2 Glutathione + H 2 O(2) = oxidised Glutathione + 2H 2 O) → MSNLFKRAFGKVHDASTRLIYGVEQTTQKMSFYSCADKSMDGEAVPMSSFEGNVCLVLVDEYGSRGLKILAFPCNQFGGQEPGSPEEILAFVAKYDKEMAKKLVFFEKADVNGANTREVYSYLKKTCPNEDGTTDIRWNFAKFLVDHEGNAVKRSTNSPFEMKDDIEALLKKKESSA, encoded by the exons ATGTCAAACCTCTTTAAACGAGCATTCGGTAAAGTACACGACGCCTCTACACGCTTGATCTACGGAGTCGAACAAACGACGCAAAAGATGAGTTTTTACAGCTGTGCGGACAAGAGCATGGACGGCGAGGCTGTGCCCATGTCCAGCTTCGAAGGCAACGTTTGCCTGGTA CTTGTCGATGAGTACGGAAGCCGCGGTTTAAAAATCCTCGCCTTTCCGTGTAATCAGTTTGGCGGTCAGGAACCGGGATCCCCTGAGGAAATCCTCGCGTTCGTTGCTAAATACGAcaaggaaatggcaaagaAGCTCGTGTTCTTTGAGAAGGCCGACGTCAACGGAGCCAACACTCGGGAAGTCTACTCTTATTTGAAAAAGACCTGTCCGAATGAAGACGGAACAACCGATATTCGTTGGAACTTTG CCAAATTCTTGGTGGATCACGAGGGGAATGCTGTCAAGCGTTCCACAAACTCGCCTTTTGAAATGAAGGACGACATTGAAgctcttttgaaaaagaaagaaagctCGGCGTAG
- a CDS encoding predicted protein → MESSAKVTLFEDIFEITALNPDGYKFERVNRIQATGTTFECELLLDINCEIYTLRETDKFTLVLASTLHLDGSPADHFSYVPANSAEPSLADNYEYVMHGRVFDMSYQKDGTVVIAISYGGLLMRLTGDQRHLSSILPDQRLYLLLKKD, encoded by the coding sequence ATGGAATCTTCAGCCAAAGTAACCCTGTTTGAAGATATTTTCGAGATCACGGCACTGAATCCTGATGGCTACAAATTCGAACGTGTCAATCGGATTCAGGCAACGGGAACCACATTTGAATGCGAGCTACTGCTGGACATTAATTGCGAAATCTATACGCTTCGGGAAACGGATAAATTCACTCTCGTGCTCGCCTCCACGCTGCATTTGGACGGGTCTCCTGCCGACCATTTCAGCTACGTACCGGCCAATTCTGCCGAACCAAGTTTGGCCGACAATTACGAATACGTCATGCATGGCCGTGTGTTTGACATGTCGTATCAAAAGGACGGGACTGTGGTTATTGCAATCAGCTACGGTGGATTGCTGATGCGATTAACGGGGGATCAAAGGCATTTGTCCAGTATTTTGCCAGATCAGAGGCTCTACTTGCTGCTGAAGAAAGACTAA
- a CDS encoding predicted protein, translating into MGNQPSSGEGRTSGGGSLTASARPPLRNFLRSQGTLGLSKAELDQRCQPSGLYQRCDWDDKAIRRLIGDGKLASRQKGTEERVGTGDQECPICFLNYRQKDKSSSCPFCNCNRLAVTVGKNLDESAIKQREEEEQTIIEAQIRANIAASQDVSINSSQHTPESATETSFGSNLEKHDRVATMRARSSSMSSDQSGEPFRMGNYSAIAMTADERRQLEAEMRAQKSHPLALRLEQEEAERRLENQRDYQLNQSGPLVRNHIPRNDRDWNQIVEAFVSSGNGSVRSLDDLVVSEAANMLSREEARRREQGAGEVNDGNLDAAQDYRERLPLALARIARQRGGDGGSANAGIDELSTYMDSLMQAMGTEARNGSSNLESAFLMMRGLSEEDQIAMAIAASLEEPQNESSAEDSSVGDAVTPSDARTASS; encoded by the exons ATGGGAAACCAACCATCTTCCGGTGAAGGCCGCACGAGCGGAGGAGGAAGTTTGACGGCTTCAGCACGGCCTCCTCTAAGGAACTTCTTGCGTTCTCAAGGGACCCTAGGGCTGTCGAAAGCCGAATTGGATCAGCGGTGTCAACCAAGCGG TCTGTATCAACGTTGCGACTGGGACGACAAGGCGATTCGAAGGTTAATCGGTGATGGAAAGCTCGCCTCCCGCCAAAAGGGAACCGAAGAACGAGTCGGCACGGGGGATCAAGAATGCCCCATTTGCTTTCTCAATT ATCGGCAG AAAGATAAATCCTCCTCGTGTCCATTTTGCAACTGCAATCGCTTGGCTGTCACCGTGGGCAAGAACCTTGACGAGTCAGCCATTAAGCAGCgcgaagaggaagagcaaACTATAATTGAAGCCCAAATTCGGGCCAACATTGCTGCATCACAGGATGTGAGTATTAACAGCAGCCAGCATACACCGGAATCCGCCACGGAAACTAGTTTTGGATCGAACTTGGAAAAGCATGATCGGGTGGCTACTATGCGGGCTCGGTCGTCGAGTATGTCGTCCGATCAGAGCGGGGAACCTTTCCGAATGGGAAACTATTCCGCTATCGCCATGACGGCAGACGAGCGACGGCAACTGGAAGCAGAAATGCGTGCTCAGAAATCGCACCCGCTGGCCCTGCGATTGGAACAAGAGGAAGCGGAACGAAGATTGGAAAACCAGCGCGATTACCAGCTTAATCAGTCGGGACCTTTGGTCCGGAATCATATACCCCGAAACGATCGCGATTGGAATCAGATTGTCGAAGCTTTTGTGAGCAGTGGCAATGGATCAGTTCGATCCCTGGATGACTTGGTCGTCTCGGAGGCAGCGAACATGCTGAGCCGTGAAGAAGCCCGCCGACGGGAACAAGGCGCGGGCGAAGTGAACGACGGAAATTTGGACGCAGCACAAGACTATCGAGAAAGGCTTCCATTAGCACTTGCTCGTATTGCACGACAGCGTGGTGGTGATGGAGGAAGTGCGAATGCAGGCATTGATGAACTCAGTACGTATATGGATTCTCTGATGCAAGCTATGGGTACTGAAGCACGGAATGGTTCTTCAAATTTGGAATCCGCGTTCCTCATGATGCGCGGTCTGTCTGAAGAAGATCAAATTGCCATGGCAATTGCGGCCAGTTTGGAAGAGCCACAGAACGAATCTTCGGCGGAAGATAGTTCCGTCGGTGACGCAGTGACCCCATCCGATGCTCGAACAGCGAGTAGCTAA